CAGTTCATCCTCACCGACGTGATGATCGAGCACCATCTTGTCGGCGCGAGAGGCACGGATGACGTCTCCCATGTCGCCGAGCTGAGCCCACGCACTGGTGTCGAGGATCATGATGCAGTCGGCCTTCACGTCTTCGGCTTCCACCGAATCACCCAGCACCTCAATGTTGCCAGCGGGATCCAAGAATGACAAAGCCGCAGGGGTTCGGTGAGCGTTGATGATTCGGACGTCTTTGCCGATCGCTCGCAGCACTTCTGCCATTCCGAGTTCACTGCCCAGTGCATCGCAATCGGGACGAATGTGGCTTACCAAGACAAACGATTGGTAGTGCTGGATTTGGTCAACAAATGCTTTCCAATTGACTCCCACGAGCGGATCTTTCTTTCAAGGACGAGAAGGCAGAGAAGAAACCGTCTCTCGAACGGTTTGCAAATCGATTTGCAATTGTTGTTTCAAAGCGGATGCGTCAACGAATCGTTGAACGCCGCGGACTTGGCTCACCAGTGTCAGTGACAGCATTTTGCCATAAAGATCACCCTCGTAGTCGAGCAGGTGCGCTTCAATTTTTGTTTCTTGGCGATCGTTGAAAGTCGGATTGGGCCCGATGTGAACCGCAGCGGGTTGGTTTGTCGGCTCATCACTTCCTTCGACGCTGGCCAGCGCCGCGTACACACCGTGTTCGGGCAGCAACGTCTGAACGCCATCCAAGTTCGCAGTCGGAAACCCGAGCGTTCGCCCGCGTTGTTCACCCGTCGCCACCGATCCGGTCAAACGGTACCGGCTGCCGAGCATTTGATTGGCCAGCGGAAGATCACCGGATGCGATCGCCTCACGGATTCGAGAGCTGCTGACCATCCGATCGTCTCGGACGGATGGCACCACAATTTCAACATCGATCTGACGTTCATCAGCCAACTCTTTCAAGCGAGTCGTGTTGCCAGCCCGATCGCGTCCAAAGAAAAAGTTGGGGCCCTCGATGATCGCCTTGGCCGACAATTGCTCCACGATCAGGCGCTGAAAAAACGCTTCGGCGGTCTGATTCAAAAATTCGCGAGTGGCCTCACAAACCAGCAAATGATCGATTCCCAAATCGGTCATCAGCTCCGCCCGACGGGGCAGGGCGGTCAAGCTGGGCGGCGCTCCATGAGGCCGCAACACCGACGCCGGATGAGGATCCATCACAATCGCGATCGCTTTGCCACCGACTCGATCGGCTTGCCGCCGAACCCGCTCCAGCAAAGCACGGTGTCCCAAATGCACGCCATCAAAGTTGCCAATGCTGACCGCGCCTCCTTGAAGCGATTGTTGCAGGTCGGAGTCGCCCGCAAGGTCGCTCAAGTGGATCAGGGAAGTCATTCAGTCGGGGCAGGGCAGGGGAGAAACAAGGAAAATCAGGCGGCGGCGGGCCAGTATGCCTGATTCACCTCGATTTCGTCAGCTCCCCTGTTCGTTTGCCGCTTCGGTCATCTCGTCGGCGACCAACATGAGTGCGTCCAAGACTTGTTGAGCGGTCATCCCCGCGCGACTGAACCGTGCCGCGGCTTCATCCCCGCTGCGACCATGAATCCAAACTCCCAACCTGGCCGCATCGGGGCCGCTTAATCCCTGTCCCAGCAAAGACGTCACGACTCCGGTCAAAACATCGCCGCAACCCGCAGTGGCCATGCCAGGATTGCCGGTCGTGTTCCGCCAGACATCAGCCTCACCGTTACCGTCCTGATAAACCACATGTGACGGGCCGCCTTTGACAACAATGGTCAGCCCCAAACGATTCGCCATCTCCGTGGCGGCCTCGAGTTGTCCATCGACTTCGCTCGCCGGTGCTCCCGTCAATCGCTGCAGCTCACCCGGATGAGGCGTCAGCACGCAAGCGGCATCGTCCTTGTTTCGTCCGAACCGGTCATCTGCAAACCAATTCTGCTGGGCGATGAGATTGAGCGCGTCCGCATCCAAAACCAACGGCAGGTCTTTTTTCGCGAGCAGTCCTTCCACCATCTTCGCGCCTCCGGATCCCGTCGTGATCCCAGGGCCGCACCCCACCGCGGCTTGAGCCGACAAGCGATCTTGCGTCGATTCCCACGCCGCATCCGAAAACCTCTGACCGTCATCCGGCAATCCGATTGTCATCAGAGCCGGATGAAAACCAGCCACACAATCCAAGATGCAATCGGGGACGGCAGCGGCCACCAATCCCGATCCCGTGTGCAAGGCCGCGATCGACGACAATGCGATCGACCCCGCCATGCCTCGCGAACCACCGACCAATAACACCCGACCAAAATTGCCTTTGTGTGCGGAGACTTCACGACTTGGAATCCGCAGCGGCGGCGGGCTGGTAGACTGAGTCACGATGGATGGCATTTCTAGCTCGCGGGTTGTTCGATCGTCGCATGCGTGTGGCGGTCAACGTATCAATTCGGGAGTCATAGGTGCAAACGGCGTGCTCTGTTTGCACCGCAAAGCTTGAGCCAGATTCACCAGGTGACTGGCTTTCTCCGATCCACTCATCTCTCACCGTTCACTTAATCGCCCACTTCCGTACGCCATGCAGCCCACACCGCTTCGTCGAATACTGCTCGGCCTCGGCGTGTTCTTGATGATTTGCGCGATCGCGATCGTTGCCTACATCCAAATGGGATGGTCAGTCAGCGATGCGATTTACATGGTTGTGATCACGATCTTCGGCGTCGGCTACGGCGAAGTCAAACCAGTCGACACACCCGCACTGCGGACCCTGACCATCGCGATCATTGTGCTGGGATATGGAGCCGCGATTTACACGGTCGGTGGATTCATCCAGTTTTTGGTCGACGGCGAACTACAAAGCCTCTTAAGGAATCGAAAAATGAGCCAAGGCATTGCCAGTCTTCGCGGG
The nucleotide sequence above comes from Rhodopirellula bahusiensis. Encoded proteins:
- a CDS encoding bifunctional riboflavin kinase/FAD synthetase yields the protein MTSLIHLSDLAGDSDLQQSLQGGAVSIGNFDGVHLGHRALLERVRRQADRVGGKAIAIVMDPHPASVLRPHGAPPSLTALPRRAELMTDLGIDHLLVCEATREFLNQTAEAFFQRLIVEQLSAKAIIEGPNFFFGRDRAGNTTRLKELADERQIDVEIVVPSVRDDRMVSSSRIREAIASGDLPLANQMLGSRYRLTGSVATGEQRGRTLGFPTANLDGVQTLLPEHGVYAALASVEGSDEPTNQPAAVHIGPNPTFNDRQETKIEAHLLDYEGDLYGKMLSLTLVSQVRGVQRFVDASALKQQLQIDLQTVRETVSSLPSRP
- a CDS encoding NAD(P)H-hydrate dehydratase, with amino-acid sequence MPSIVTQSTSPPPLRIPSREVSAHKGNFGRVLLVGGSRGMAGSIALSSIAALHTGSGLVAAAVPDCILDCVAGFHPALMTIGLPDDGQRFSDAAWESTQDRLSAQAAVGCGPGITTGSGGAKMVEGLLAKKDLPLVLDADALNLIAQQNWFADDRFGRNKDDAACVLTPHPGELQRLTGAPASEVDGQLEAATEMANRLGLTIVVKGGPSHVVYQDGNGEADVWRNTTGNPGMATAGCGDVLTGVVTSLLGQGLSGPDAARLGVWIHGRSGDEAAARFSRAGMTAQQVLDALMLVADEMTEAANEQGS